In the genome of Mycobacteriales bacterium, one region contains:
- the mtrB gene encoding MtrAB system histidine kinase MtrB, translated as MTEATGLPVALPAPGPGRLPAALLLWARSVAGLVARVLAPALLRWRRSLQMRVAVTTLILSTVVVALLGVTLLNVVTHGLLTDKTRSALSELRTGTQTVQSQLLAAESANSATVTAAAQQAAQDLGQIGQSAADSFAVQLSSSESNGFRFGGIDSGIPNRLRRVVAGGSGQEAYTYTELQYADGTAVPGLVVGAQIAIPAAGGYQLYYSFPLGQEAQTVQLVRSTLLFVGLALVLLLVAIAAIVTRQVVTPVRLAARTAERLAAGRLEERMAVRGQDDLARLATSFNRMAANLQSQIRRLENLSRLQRRFVADVSHELRTPLTTVRMAADVLHAERSGFPGEAGRAAELLQTQLDRFETLLADLLEISRHDAGAAILDSEPVDLRGLLERLAENADPLAQRRGCKLRLRLPDSPVIAEIDTRRIERVLRNLVTNAIEHGDGGDVEIELAGSATAAAILVADHGAGLNPGESSLVFNRFWRGDPSRARTTGGSGLGLAIALEDARLHGGWLQAWGEPGRGSRFRLSLPRRAGDVLRVSPLPLIADDVEGAAPADPRATAPPVAGWPGA; from the coding sequence GTGACCGAGGCGACGGGCCTTCCGGTGGCGCTACCCGCGCCGGGGCCCGGCAGGCTACCGGCCGCCCTGCTGCTCTGGGCCCGGTCCGTGGCCGGGCTGGTGGCGCGGGTGCTGGCGCCGGCGCTGCTGCGCTGGCGACGTTCGTTGCAGATGCGAGTCGCCGTCACGACGCTGATCTTGTCCACCGTCGTGGTTGCGCTACTCGGGGTCACGCTGCTCAACGTCGTTACCCACGGCCTGCTCACCGATAAGACCCGATCGGCTCTCAGCGAACTTCGGACCGGGACCCAGACCGTGCAGTCCCAACTGCTCGCCGCGGAGTCCGCCAACTCGGCGACGGTCACTGCCGCTGCGCAGCAGGCCGCCCAGGACCTCGGCCAGATCGGTCAGTCCGCGGCGGACAGTTTCGCCGTGCAGCTGTCCTCGTCGGAGAGCAACGGGTTCCGCTTCGGCGGTATCGATTCGGGCATCCCGAACCGGTTGCGCCGGGTGGTCGCCGGTGGCTCAGGGCAGGAGGCGTACACCTACACCGAGTTGCAGTACGCGGACGGGACGGCGGTCCCGGGCCTGGTAGTCGGGGCGCAGATTGCGATCCCGGCGGCCGGCGGCTACCAGCTGTACTACTCCTTTCCGCTCGGCCAGGAAGCACAGACCGTGCAGCTGGTCCGGAGCACCTTGCTCTTCGTCGGGCTCGCCCTGGTCTTGCTCCTAGTCGCGATCGCCGCGATCGTCACCCGTCAGGTTGTCACTCCGGTCCGGTTGGCGGCGCGCACCGCCGAGCGGCTCGCGGCTGGCCGGCTCGAGGAGCGGATGGCGGTCCGCGGTCAGGACGACCTGGCCCGCCTGGCCACATCCTTCAATCGGATGGCGGCAAACCTGCAGAGCCAGATTCGCCGGTTGGAGAACCTGTCCCGACTTCAGCGCCGTTTCGTCGCGGACGTGTCGCACGAGTTGCGCACCCCGTTGACGACTGTTCGGATGGCGGCCGACGTCCTGCACGCCGAGCGGAGCGGTTTCCCTGGCGAAGCCGGCCGCGCCGCCGAACTGCTGCAGACGCAGCTCGACCGGTTCGAGACCCTGCTTGCGGATCTACTCGAGATCAGCCGGCACGACGCTGGGGCGGCCATCCTCGACTCCGAGCCCGTCGACCTGCGTGGGCTGCTCGAGCGGTTGGCGGAGAACGCCGATCCGCTGGCTCAGCGGCGCGGGTGCAAGCTGCGGCTGCGCCTGCCCGACTCACCGGTGATCGCCGAGATCGACACGCGCCGGATCGAGCGGGTTCTGCGCAATCTGGTGACGAACGCTATCGAGCACGGCGACGGCGGTGATGTCGAGATCGAATTGGCCGGCAGCGCCACGGCCGCGGCAATCCTCGTCGCTGACCATGGTGCCGGGCTCAACCCCGGGGAATCCTCACTGGTCTTCAACCGATTCTGGCGGGGCGATCCCTCCCGGGCCCGGACCACCGGCGGGAGTGGACTCGGCTTGGCGATCGCGTTGGAGGATGCTCGATTGCACGGCGGCTGGCTGCAGGCCTGGGGCGAACCCGGTCGTGGCTCTCGGTTCCGCCTCAGCCTCCCGCGCCGGGCCGGTGACGTTCTGCGGGTTTCGCCGCTGCCGCTCATTGCCGACGACGTCGAAGGTGCCGCGCCCGCGGACCCGAGGGCCACGGCTCCACCGGTGGCCGGGTGGCCCGGTGCCTAG